In Toxoplasma gondii ME49 chromosome VIII, whole genome shotgun sequence, a single genomic region encodes these proteins:
- a CDS encoding hypothetical protein (encoded by transcript TGME49_273020), giving the protein MNLRNSYPKTRSPLRCSSNRKNGVIFAAEEEMALVHRSQKLGGAHFHDVDVNLGSNIYNLQALTREGIRNDIVVINDLEIASESTLDQCLRHAACRSVARQRRRQKVPCTLEAYCLCCKRTEAAPKQQRRTRDRCQACLSSYPLLISYRIKGCVLPTVRSAYDDPSNLRHMIVASTTGDGFPFPYPVYTV; this is encoded by the coding sequence ATGAACCTAAGAAATTCGTACCCAAAAACGCGGTCACCCCTCAGGTGTTCGAGTAACAGGAAGAATGGTGTGATTTttgcagcagaagaggagatggCTCTGGTGCATCGCTCACAGAAGCTGGGAGGAGCCCACTTCCACGATGTGGACGTGAATCTAGGCAGCAACATATACAACCTTCAAGCACTAACACGAGAGGGAATAAGAAACGATATAGTTGTCATCAACGATCTTGAAATTGCGTCGGAAAGCACTCTCGACCAATGCCTACGCCACGCTGCTTGCCGCTCAGTAGCGCGTCAGCGGCGACGTCAAAAAGTGCCTTGCACACTAGAGGCGTATTGTCTGTGTTGCAAAAGAACTGAAGCGGCCCCCAAGCAACaacgaaggacgagagaTCGTTGCCAGGCTTGCCTCAGCTCATACCCATTACTCATTAGTTACCGGATTAAAGGCTGTGTTCTCCCCACAGTCCGAAGTGCCTACGATGATCCTTCAAACCTAAGGCATATGATAGTTGCGTCCACAACAGGGGATGGATTCCCTTTTCCGTACCCCGTCTACACGGTATGA